atgatggattaattaggtttaattaATTCGTCTCATAGATTCCTGTGAGTctgaaatttgttttgttattagattacgtttaatatttcaaatgtgtgtccgtatatccgatataACATGCATGggtaaattttttttgccaactaaacaaggcctaaaatGTACAAATCCCTTTGAGATGCTTTTAGGAAACTAATAACTTGGGTGTGAAGTAGTTAAGGGTGATTTATGTCATCAAGTAAACCTGTGTTAGTAATAAAATTGATGGGAGTAGTGGGTGAGAGAGTGAATACAGGGATGATGGGGGGTTATTAAGGAAAAAGAGGCCATATGTTTGTTGCAAAGCAATAGAGAAGCCAAGCAGGCAGCCACTAAATTGGGTTGGggtgcctcctcctccctttctttctttcatctGCTTCGTCCTCAGATCCGATCTCTCTTCTCTTGTTCTGGGGTTGGGGTCTCACGACCCGCCGCCTTCTTCGTCCCCGTCGCTCTAGAGGGGATCTCACCGCCAGCCGTCTctcgccatggcggcggccaACGCCCCCATCGCCATGCGCGAGGCGCTCACGGTATCCTCTTCTCCTCTTACTCCTCCCCGCGAGATCTCACTCGTAACCAAGGCGGAGCTAATGGCGCCTGACTCGTATCTCTTCTCCTCGCTCGATGCAGCTCACCAGCCTGGGGATCGCGCCCCAGTTCGTCACCTTCACCCACGTCACCATGGAGTCGGAGAAATACATCTGCGTCCGCGAGACCTCCCCGCAGAACAGCGTCGTCATCGTCGACATGGCCATGCCCGCGCAGCCCCTCCGCAGGCCCATCACCGCCGACTCCGCCCTCATGAACCCCAACACCCGCATCCTCGCCCTCAAAGGTTCCTTCCTACCTAGATCTACCTGCTATCTACTCTTTCGGATCTTCACTTATTTCCTAGCGATCTACTCTCCTACTCCCTAATCTTTCTActatttgcttaattcaaggAGCCATAGACTACCTAGCACATTCATTTTGCCATCCTACCATAGCTGGAAACCATACTGTTATTCTTACCATTTGCTTCATCTTGTTCAATTCATCAGAAATGTGTATGCTAATTGTGGTTTACCTCTATAATTTCGCGCACATGTATAATTTCCAGTAACAATATGTTAAGGACTGACAAATTATTTAGCTTCGTGATCTACTATCAAAAAATTCACGATGAATCTCGATCAACTGTGCATTTTACAACTTCAAGAGTACTTACTCCATAGTAAACCAACAGTTTTCATATTCTCATGCTGCTCATTCCTAGTCACAGTTTCCATGcccttgctagttgctactgACTAGGAGTCGACTATCATTTCGGTTTTCGCTTATATTTGTAGCCATGGCCACAACATCAACTTATTCTCCCATAACTCCATAAGTTAAGCTTAATTTTAACCTCGGATTGGGCTTACATGGATATTTCCACGCTGTTCTTCCTAATTGAATACATGACGTACAGATCATCTGGTCTTGCACTTGATGTTTATAATATATCCTCTCCAGGCAATTGTTCACTTGTTATACTGTTTCATACCATTGTCACGATTTGTTCATGCTTCATGCTTTTGTATGTCTATTTTTAGGTTGCTTCAGATTGGATTCATACTGGCAATAAATTTTTCTAATGTTTACCATCACCAGTGTTTGTCTGACATTCAACATTCAATTTAAAATGCCTAGTTTATACATTGACATCATGGTGTCTGGCTAGCTTACTAATTGCTTACGTAGAAGCAGAATGATATGTCTTTACTTTTGCAACTTTCCAGctgtttaacttttttttgttgctgGAATTTGCAGCTCAAATACCTGGGACAACACAGGATCACCTGCAAATCTTCAACATTGAGGCTAAAACAAAAATTAAGTCCCACCAGATGCCTGAGCAGGTACAAAATTTGAAGTTTTGCCAAAGTATGCGTAACCACTTTGTTTAAATTGTATCCTATAATCTTAATGTATTCTttgcatattttattttcttttcacaatCACAGGTTGTGTTTTGGAAATGGATCACCCCAAAGTTGTTGGGTTTGGTAACACAAACATCAGTTTATCACTGGTCAATTGAGGGTATTGAACTATTGATCTGAACTTTTGTCCAATTATTATTCGCTGCTTTGCATTATTTGGATCATATCCATACAAaccaatgattttttttgcatgtaTTTGTTGTAATACAGGAGATTCTGAACCGGCCAAGATGTTCGATAGGACGGCTAATTTGGCCAACAATCAAATTATCAACTATCGATGTGATCCATCTGAGAAGTGGCTTGTGCTTATTGGAATTGCACCTGGTGCTCCAGAGGTATGTTTGTTAATAAGTGCCGATATAACAGGCTGCAATGGTGTAAAGATCAAAATCCTTTTGGGCATAGTGTAAAAGACTACATATATTTTCGAAAGTTGTAGGAAATATGCTACACCTATGCTGGAGCAGTTCTTAAAAGTTTATTACGTAATGCTTTGTTCTATATCATCCTAACATTGATGTGCTCTCTTTTTCACCCATCAGAGGCCACAACTGGTGAAGGGAAATATGCAACTTTTTTCTGTGGATCAGCAACGTAGTCAGGCACTTGAAGCCCATGCAGCATCCTTTGCATCATTTAAGGTAATGTCCGGTACTCCAGTTATATTTGTGCTGGTTACATATTCTTTGTTCTACTATTTGCcaaattttccttttatttttcctccACAGGTCGTGGGCAACGAGAACCCTTCAACTCTCATCTGCTTTGCCTCAAAGACAACTAATGCTGGGCAGATCACTTCTAAGTTGCATGTTATTGAATTGGGTGCCCAGCCAGGTTTGTCTCTGGAAATTTtcaagatttgttttgtttctattttcaagtttgtagCAGAGTAAGAAATAAGTAGAATGCCTTTTATCAAACACACATTTGTCATTTAGTGTAGTCAGTGCTATTCTGCAAATGGTTCTATATTCCACCCCATTCTTCTCCTTGTAGGCCATTAACAGTGAATAAATGTTCATGGATAAATCATTCCTCTGTTCACTCGTTCTTCCTATCATTTATTTCAGGGAAACCAGGGTTTTCCAAGAAGCAAGCTGATCTCTTCTTCCCCCCAGATTTTCAGGATGATTTTCCTGTGGCCATGCAGGTGAATATCTTGCACTCTAAAGGAAGTATACCCTGTTAGATACCGCATagatctaatttttttaaattttctgtcaatTACAGATCTCTCAGAAGTATGGCCTTATCTATGTAATTACGAAGCTTGGCCTTTTATTTGTATATGACTTGGAAACAGCTGCAGCGGTCTATAGAAATAGAATTAGTCCAGATCCTATATTCTTGACAGCAGAGTCTTCTGCAAGTGGTGGTTTTTATGCCATCAATAGGAGAGGACAGGTTTTACATGCCACAGTTAATGATGCAACCATTGTGCCTTTTGTCAGCAGTCAAGTATGTTCTCCTGCCCTTAAATTACTTGGCTTATGTGCTTGCTATTATCGTTTTTAACACATTTTGTTTTATGCAGTTAAATAACCTTGAACTAGCTGTAAATCTTGCCAAAAGAGCTAATCTTCCTGGGGCAGAGAACTTGGTAAGTTCCATTACTTCTATGCTTTTGTTGTGATGCTGTTACAATTGCAATTTACGCTTGTTACCTATGCTGGTTTTATCAGTGGCATATATTTTCCTGCAAGATATGATAGCGAGTTTAATGTTTTATATTGCAGGTTGTGCAAAGGTTTCAAGAATTGTTTGCACAAACAAAATACAAGGAAGCAGCTGAGTTGGCTGCAGAATCTCCTCAAGGTCTTCTCCGAACTCCTGATACTGTTGCAAAATTTCAGGTGCATTTCTGCTCTTGATTACAGAGCTATTAACACTTCTTCACCTCCATTTTACAGCTATTTTTCACATTCTGTACTGTTAAAAGCTTAAAATTATGTGAACTGATGGATGATGCATCATGTTTACTATGCTGGCCCTAGATTATAGAGATTAGTGTGACTCTTACCATAGCAATTTCAGCAATGCGACTACTATGGTGACTTCTTTATAAAATCATTGGGCtttatgaataaaaaaaatgttccttCTGTTTTACTGCATAATGGAAACACCTGGTAACTACTTACCGTTACTTTCTTGAGGTTTTATTTGATAAATGCTTCAAACATAGTGAATGCATTACTATTATTATTTTCATTTACTTTCCTGTGTTGGGACTGTACAACTAATCTTAATGCTTATGCTCTTCTGCTTGACTTAGCTTTTTCGTTTCTGTGCTTTAAAATGCAGAGTGTTCCTGTTCAAGCTGGGCAAACGCCTCCACTCTTGCAGTACTTTGGCACATTGCTAACTCGGGGGAAGCTCAATGCTTACGAGTCTCTTGAGCTATCTCGACTTGTTGTCAATCAGAACAAAAAGAACCTTTTGGAAAACTGGTTGGCTGAAGACAAATTGGAGTGCAGTGAAGAACTTGGAGATCTTGTCAAGGTAAAATGGGTCTTAAGTTGTTTGTTGATTGCACATATCGATTTTGTTACACTGTGTCCTGTTTGACTGTCTGGATTGTTCATTAATTGATACCTGCACTCTTTGGTGTAGACTGTGGACAATGATCTTGCTCTGAAAATATACATAAAGGCTAGGGCAACCCCTAAAGTTGTTGCCGCTTTTGCTGAAAGAAGGGAATTTGACAAGATCCTTATATATTCAAAGCAGGTATATTTGTTCAGTACTGATGAATCCTCATTTTCAGCTGTAAGAGTTCAGCTTTGATGTAAACTGTTGGCCTAATACATTTGCTGTTTCAGGTTGGATACACCCCTGActacctcttcctcctccagaccATTTTACGTACGGATCCACAGGTAATTTATTGGTTAAGCTATTTTGTGCTAGGGTGAAATATTCTGCTTTGTTCTGTGGGTTGTTGATTTTTATTTGCAAAATTTATTATTTACTGTATATCTCTTTTACCAGGGAGCTGTCAACTTTGCGCTCATGATGTCACAAATGGAGGGGGGCTGTCCAGTTGATTACAATACTATAACTGATCTCTTCCTTCAGGTATCCTTTTAATTCATTTCAATGCATAGTCGGTATGTAATACCTTTGCTTTTTTACCATGAAATTCAGTTGTGTCTTGCCTTACCATGCCCATTTTTTAACAGAGAAACATGATACGTGAGGCAACAGCTTTCCTGCTGGATGTTTTAAAGCCAAACTTGCCGGAGCATGCTTTTCTTCAAACCAAGGTTAGCAGTTTTTTCCCAATAAGTTCGGCCTTTTACCTTTGCATTGCCATGTTGCTCAGTGGCTTCTTTTACCTTTATACTGTTGTGTTGCTCAGTAGTTTCTGTTTGAATTGATTGTAGGTTTTGGAGATCAACTTGGTCACTTACCCAAATGTTGCTGATGCCATCCTTGCTAATGGTATGTTCAGTCATTATGATCGCCCTCGTGTTGCTCAGCTTTGTGAAAAGGCTGGCTTGTACTTGCGAGCTCTCCAGGTCAGTACCTTTTTGTTGTTttggtttacttttttttttctttgcctgTCTGTTTAATTAACATTATATTGTGATGCAGCATTACACAGAATTACCAGATATCAAGCGTGTCATGGTGAATACCCATGCCATTGAGCCACAGGTTTGTTATCTTAAGTTATGCTTTGTTGCCTGTCTATTATTACTGGCTGGGGTGGTCCATTTACACCATTATTGAACAGGCACTTGTTGAGTTCTTTGGCACTCTTTCAAGAGAGTGGGCTTTGGAGTGCATGAAGGACCTTCTGCTGGTCAATCTAAGAGGGAATCTTCAAATTGTTGTACAGGTATTTTTGCTACGTTTAGTTTGACCTTCCCTTTTTTGTCACTTCTCACATTGGTTCTGATTATTATCGAAACATGTGTCATATCTGCAGGCTGCCAAAGAATACTCTGAGCAGCTAGGGGTTGATGCTTGCATAAAACTGTTTGAGCAATTCAAATCTTACGAGGGCCTTTACTTTTTCTTGGGAGCTTATTTGAGTTCCAGGTAGTTAACTACACCTGATGTTGATATGTGCGAAGCAATTTTGTCCTTAACGTGGCGCACCTTAATATCGTTCTTTACATTCAACAGTGAGGATCCAGATATTCATTTCAAATACATAGAAGCAGCTGCTAGGACTGGACAGATCAAAGAAGTTGAACGTGTAACCAGGGAATCCAACTTTTATGATGCGGAGAAGACAAAGAACTTTTTAATGGAAGCGAAACTGCCTGATGCCCGTCCGCTGATTAATGTCTGCGACCGCTTTGGATTTGTTCCAGATTTGACCCACTATCTGTATACAAATAATATGCTTCGGTATATTGAAGGCTATGTACAGAAAGTATGCAACTCTTCCAATTCAGTGTTATTGGAGTATCATCATTCTCATGTGCTATGTATTTAAATGCTTATTTTCCTTTATATTGTAGGTGAACCCTGGAAATGCTCCATTAGTTGTTGGACAGCTACTTGATGATGAGTGCCCTGAAGATTTCATTAAGGGTTTGATTCTGTCTGTCCGTTCTCTCCTTCCTGTTGAGCCACTAGTTGATGAATGCGAGAAGAGGTATGATTCTTTATATTATCTTGTATTCCACAGCCAGCTTAAGGGCATGTGCACATGCACACAAACATATGCTTTTTTGTTTCGTTGCTGATCTCATcttttatatttcttttttcaggAACCGCCTACGGCTGCTGACACAATTTTTGGAGCACTTAGTGAGCGAGGGTAGCCAAGATGTCCATGTGCACAATGCTCTTGGAAAAATCATCATTGACAGCAACAATAATCCTGAGCACTTCCTTACCACCAATCCATTTTATGACTCTCGCGTGGTCGGTAAATACTGTGAAAAGCGGGATCCTACCCTTGCTGTTGTTGCTTACAGACGTGGACAGTGTGATGATGAACTTATTAATGTCACCAATAAAAACTCACTGTTCAAGCTGCAAGCTAGGTATGCAAATTGTTTTTATTCTTCAtaccttttaattttatttcttctgAATCTTTAAATCCATCTATTGATTGCTTACATAGAAATCGATTTGAATTGCCAGGTATGTGGTTGAAAGAATGGATGGTGATCTGTGGGATAAAGTTCTACAGCCTGAAAATGAATATAGAAGGCAACTCATTGACCAAGTGGTTTCTACGGCTTTGCCTGAAAGCAAGAGCCCCGAGCAAGTGTCTGCTGCcgttaaggctttcatgacagcTGATCTTCCCCATGAACTGATTGAACTTCTTGAAAAGATCGTCCTTCAAAATTCTGCTTTCAGTGGAAACTTCAATCTGCAGAACCTTCTCATCTTGACAGCCATCAAGGCTGACCCATCTAGGGTCATGGACTATGTCAACAGGCTGGACAACTTTGATGGGCCTGCTGTTGGAGAAgtagcagttgaagcacagctGTTTGAGGAGGCTTTCGCTATCTTCAAGAAGTTCAACTTAAATGTGCAGGCTGTCAATGT
This genomic window from Oryza sativa Japonica Group chromosome 12, ASM3414082v1 contains:
- the LOC4351255 gene encoding clathrin heavy chain 2-like is translated as MAAANAPIAMREALTLTSLGIAPQFVTFTHVTMESEKYICVRETSPQNSVVIVDMAMPAQPLRRPITADSALMNPNTRILALKAQIPGTTQDHLQIFNIEAKTKIKSHQMPEQVVFWKWITPKLLGLVTQTSVYHWSIEGDSEPAKMFDRTANLANNQIINYRCDPSEKWLVLIGIAPGAPERPQLVKGNMQLFSVDQQRSQALEAHAASFASFKVVGNENPSTLICFASKTTNAGQITSKLHVIELGAQPGKPGFSKKQADLFFPPDFQDDFPVAMQISQKYGLIYVITKLGLLFVYDLETAAAVYRNRISPDPIFLTAESSASGGFYAINRRGQVLHATVNDATIVPFVSSQLNNLELAVNLAKRANLPGAENLVVQRFQELFAQTKYKEAAELAAESPQGLLRTPDTVAKFQSVPVQAGQTPPLLQYFGTLLTRGKLNAYESLELSRLVVNQNKKNLLENWLAEDKLECSEELGDLVKTVDNDLALKIYIKARATPKVVAAFAERREFDKILIYSKQVGYTPDYLFLLQTILRTDPQGAVNFALMMSQMEGGCPVDYNTITDLFLQRNMIREATAFLLDVLKPNLPEHAFLQTKVLEINLVTYPNVADAILANGMFSHYDRPRVAQLCEKAGLYLRALQHYTELPDIKRVMVNTHAIEPQALVEFFGTLSREWALECMKDLLLVNLRGNLQIVVQAAKEYSEQLGVDACIKLFEQFKSYEGLYFFLGAYLSSSEDPDIHFKYIEAAARTGQIKEVERVTRESNFYDAEKTKNFLMEAKLPDARPLINVCDRFGFVPDLTHYLYTNNMLRYIEGYVQKVNPGNAPLVVGQLLDDECPEDFIKGLILSVRSLLPVEPLVDECEKRNRLRLLTQFLEHLVSEGSQDVHVHNALGKIIIDSNNNPEHFLTTNPFYDSRVVGKYCEKRDPTLAVVAYRRGQCDDELINVTNKNSLFKLQARYVVERMDGDLWDKVLQPENEYRRQLIDQVVSTALPESKSPEQVSAAVKAFMTADLPHELIELLEKIVLQNSAFSGNFNLQNLLILTAIKADPSRVMDYVNRLDNFDGPAVGEVAVEAQLFEEAFAIFKKFNLNVQAVNVLLDNIRSIERAEEFAFRVEEDAVWSQVAKAQLREGLVSEAIESFIRADDATHFLDVIRAAEEANVYDDLVKYLLMVRQKAREPKVDGELIFAYAKIDRLSDIEEFILMPNVANLQNVGDRLYDEELYEAAKIIYAFISNWAKLAVTLVKLKQFQGAVDAARKANSAKTWKEVCFACVDAEEFRLAQICGLNIIVQVDDLEEVSEYYQNRGCFNELISLMESGLGLERAHMGIFTELGVLYARYRPEKLMEHIKLFSTRLNIPKLIRACDEQQHWKELTYLYIQYDEFDNAATTIMNHSPDAWDHMQFKDVAVKVANVELYYKAVHFYLQEHPDLINDLLNVLALRLDHTRVVDIMRKAGQLHLVKPYMVAVQSNNVSAVNESLNELYVEEEDYERLRESVDMHDNFDQIGLAQKLEKHELLEMRRIAAYIYKKAGRWKQSIALSKKDNMYKDCMETCSQSGDRELSEDLLVYFIEQGKKECFASCLFICYDLIRADVALELAWMNNMVDFAFPYLLQFIREYTSKVDELVKDRIESQNEVRAKEKEEKDLVAQQNMYAQLLPLALPAPPGMGGPPPPMGMPGMPPMGGMGMPPMGPGPMPAYGMPPMGSY